GGACCTGCTGTCGATGGGGCAGGCCCGCGCGATCGCCGGGGTCCCCGACCCGGCCGCGCAGAAGGCCCTGGCACAGCAGGCCGTGCGCGACGGGCTCTCGGTCCGGCAGGTTGAAGCCGCGGCACGCAAGATAATGCAATCTACTTCTGTCAACACCTCCTCCGCCAGCAAGGCCGCGAGCAAGCACTCACTGGCCGACATGGAGAAACAGATCAGCCAGCAGCTGGGCACGCGCGTCAAGCTCAAGCCCGGCCGCAAAAAGGGCAGCGGCACGATCGCGATCGACTTCTACTCCCTGGACGAATTCGACGCCCTGATGGCGCGGATGAATGTGAAGACGAGCTAGAACCCGTGGGGCGGCGGTCCGGCCAATCGCGAACATCGATCACTGTTCGCTGAACACAGCTCACTTCACGACGCCTGTTGTGGACGTTGTTCATATTCCTTAGGGAAGCGACACTTAGCACCGCTCTGGCGGCGTCTGCGGCTGGGGCGTCGCATAGGTCCCATCGCGAACCTGCTTCATACCGAGCCAGTAGTATCGGATAGCGAAGTAAGCGAAAAACCAGCCGACGCAAGGCAGCAGCAGCTTGAACCAGGCGAGGAAGTAGAGCGCCTTGCTCGCACTGTGGCGGCCGAGCATGGCCGGAATCGACAGCAGCAGGCAGTTGACGCTGTAGACAAAAAGCGCCGCCACGATCCAGAACGCATCAAACAGCAAGAATGGACCACCGCGCGCCGCCACGAGGACGCCGGGCAAGAGCAGGGCGGCAAAAAACAAGCCGAAGACGCACTCAAAATTCGCCTGCATGCGAAGGTAGGGGTTGGGCGTGATCTTGCTATCGAACCACCCCATGAGGAGTAACGCCAAAAAAGCCGGCGAAGGCAGGGCGGCAAGCAGTAAGATGAACAGCAGTTGGTTCACAGCATCATCTCATCGCTCTGCGTCAGAATCAGAACATTCACTCTCCCGCCGCGTGTGACGCGGCGGCTACTCGGGTGTGGGCCCGGGGGTGGGGCGGGTGAGGGTGAAGGCGCCTTTGGAGGATGAGCCAGCGAATGTCGCGTGGTGCCATTCCCCTTGGAGCGTGGCCGATCCGCGTCGAGCAAACAAGATGACGTTGTGGTCATGGGCACCGTCGTTCAGGTCGACAAACCACTCCGAGCCGTATGCCTGGGCCTTGAATCTGCCTTGCGACATCGAGGCGTCTGGGAATACGCTGTTCGACCAGAGCAGGTCGTACGTGCCGGTGAATTCAAGTGACGAGTCGGCCGGCACATCGACGGGGTCGTCCGGGAACGCGATCTGCGCGGAGGCGATCTTGTTGCCGGCCTTATCGTAGAAGACCAGGTTCCCATCGACGTGCGGCGGGGGTTTTGCGCAGGCGGGGCAGAGTAACAGGCATAGCGCTAAAAGGTAGCCGTATCGCATGCCGGATCATAACGCACGGAATCGTAAAATCGTAGGGATGATTCGCCGCCATGTCATACACCGCAATTCGCAGTGGGCTTGAGGTGCAGCCGCTGTGTGTGACACGGCGGCTCTTGGCTTGGGGTGTGATTGACTTATGGCCTCAGTCAGCGTCGCGGGGCGGGTCTGGCTTGGCGTGCAGCTTGGACAGGATGACTAGTCCGACGACGGCGGGGAGGGCGCCGACGGCGATGCCCAGGACGCCGTTGCCTTCGGTGTCGCTGTTGCTGGGGCCGGCGGCGAGGAGGTTGATGCCGATCGAGTGGGTGAAGGCGTCGATGAGCAGGGCCGCGCCGACCAGGATCAGGATCACGCCGATGACGGTGCCGAAGATGCGCATGGGGGGATGATACCGGCCGCACGCGGGGGGTACCAGACGCTTCGCGGACTCAGCGTCGGCGTGAAGGTGTGGTGATGCTGTACGGCTCGCCTACGGCCGAGGATGGAACCGCTGCACGACATCCTTCAGCCGGCTGCGGTCGACGTGGGTGTAGACCTGGGTGGTCTGGATGTTGCTGTGGCCCAGCAATTCCTGTACGACGCGGAGGTCCGCGCCGCCGGCGAGGAGGTGGGTCGCGAACGAGTGACGCAGCGTGTGCGGGTGCACATCGTTGAGCCCGGCCCGCTTGGCGTGGCGCTTGACGACCTGCCAGACCACGACGCGCGTGATGGGCTGGCCCGTGCGCGACAGATAGATCTTGTTGCCCGAGGCGGGTTTTTCGAGGTCGGGGCGCAGCTCGTCGATGTAGCGCTGCGCCGCGCGGAGCGCGGGTCGGCCGATCGGGACGAGGCGCTCTTTGTTGCCCTTGCCCAGGACGCGCACGACGCCGAGGTCCAGGTGCAGGTGGTCGAGCTGCATGTCGGCCAGCTCGCTGGCGCGGAGCCCCCCGGCGTACAGCATCTCGAGCAGCGACACGTCGCGCAGGTACAGCCCGTCGGAGGGCTGGGGCGCGGCGAGCAGTTTGCGCACGTCTTCGTCCGCCATCACGCCCGGCGTCTTCTGCCAGGTGCTGGGCTGGGCGAGCAGCTCGGCGGCGTTATCTTCGACGATGCCGTTGGACTCCATGAACCGGCAGAAGACGCGCATGGTGGCGACGTGCCGTGCGATGGAGCTGGCTTCGAGCTTGCGGTCCTCGCAGAGGTACTGGAGGTGGTCGGTGATGAGGTTGTGGTCGAGGGCGTCCCACCCGGCGTGGCCGCGCTGGGCGAGGTAGACCCAGAGGTCGCGCAGGTCGCCGGCGTAGGCGGAGATGGTGGCGGGGGCGAAGCCGCACTCGACGCGGCAGTAGGTCAGGAACTGCTCAACCGGAGACGCGAACCTTGAGGGCTTTTTCTGGGGGTCGTTGGCCCGCCGGGATCGGTTGGCCGGCGAGGGTGAGGACGACCGCAGTCCGCCGGGGTTTGGGCGTGTCGCCTGGCCGATGGGTCGGGGCCCCGGTGTGGCGTGGCGTGGTGCGGTGTTGAAGGTGGGTCGCAGTGTCATCGGCGTTGGCCCGCAGTTCCCAGGAGATCGTGTGATACATGTGGCAGG
The sequence above is a segment of the Phycisphaeraceae bacterium D3-23 genome. Coding sequences within it:
- a CDS encoding tyrosine recombinase XerD, whose amino-acid sequence is MTLRPTFNTAPRHATPGPRPIGQATRPNPGGLRSSSPSPANRSRRANDPQKKPSRFASPVEQFLTYCRVECGFAPATISAYAGDLRDLWVYLAQRGHAGWDALDHNLITDHLQYLCEDRKLEASSIARHVATMRVFCRFMESNGIVEDNAAELLAQPSTWQKTPGVMADEDVRKLLAAPQPSDGLYLRDVSLLEMLYAGGLRASELADMQLDHLHLDLGVVRVLGKGNKERLVPIGRPALRAAQRYIDELRPDLEKPASGNKIYLSRTGQPITRVVVWQVVKRHAKRAGLNDVHPHTLRHSFATHLLAGGADLRVVQELLGHSNIQTTQVYTHVDRSRLKDVVQRFHPRP